A window of the Macaca nemestrina isolate mMacNem1 chromosome X, mMacNem.hap1, whole genome shotgun sequence genome harbors these coding sequences:
- the LOC105499770 gene encoding protein BEX4, which yields MESKEELAANNLNGKNAQQENDGGEQAPMPNKEESRHLGGGEGQKPGGNIRRGRVRRLVPNFRWAIPNRHIEHNEARDDVERFVGQMMEIKRKTREQQMRHYMRFQTPEPDNHYDFCLIP from the coding sequence ATGGAGTCCAAAGAGGAACTAGCGGCAAACAATCTCAACGGGAAAAATGCCCAACAAGAAAACGATGGAGGGGAGCAGGCCCCCATGCCGAATAAAGAAGAATCCCGCCATTTGGGAGGGGGTGAAGGCCAGAAGCCTGGAGGAAATATCAGGCGGGGGCGAGTTAGGCGACTTGTCCCTAATTTTCGATGGGCCATACCTAATAGGCATATTGAGCACAATGAAGCGAGAGATGATGTAGAAAGGTTTGTAGGGCAGATGATGGAAATCAAGAGAAAGACTAGGGAACAGCAGATGAGGCACTATATGCGCTTCCAAACTCCTGAACCTGACAACCATTATGACTTTTGCCTCATACCTTGA